In one window of Cytophagaceae bacterium ABcell3 DNA:
- the cmk gene encoding (d)CMP kinase, with the protein MKKIIIALDGYSACGKSTTARIVASRLGYSYIDTGAMYRAATLYFHQNYINLTNPKDIAKALGEIQITFKYNTKQERNETYLNGLNVEDEIRKMYITEKVSEVSAIADVRHFMVAQQKKIGKKGGMVMDGRDIGTAVFPEAELKMFMVADINVRAWRRQQELFDQEQVVDLDVIKSNLARRDHMDTTRQEGPLKKADDAFILDTTFMTIDEQVDYILNLATGKIIEDYTRLLTP; encoded by the coding sequence ATGAAAAAGATTATCATAGCACTGGATGGTTATTCTGCATGTGGGAAAAGTACTACAGCTCGTATCGTTGCCTCAAGGTTGGGATATAGTTATATTGATACCGGTGCTATGTATAGAGCTGCAACACTATATTTCCATCAAAATTATATCAACCTAACCAATCCTAAGGATATAGCAAAAGCCCTCGGTGAAATTCAAATTACGTTTAAGTATAATACCAAACAAGAGCGTAATGAAACTTACCTAAACGGGTTGAATGTGGAAGATGAAATACGTAAAATGTATATTACTGAAAAGGTGAGCGAGGTAAGTGCTATTGCTGATGTTCGGCATTTTATGGTTGCGCAGCAAAAGAAGATTGGGAAAAAAGGGGGGATGGTAATGGATGGCCGTGACATTGGTACAGCTGTTTTCCCAGAGGCAGAACTGAAAATGTTCATGGTAGCAGACATCAATGTCAGGGCTTGGAGAAGACAGCAAGAACTTTTTGATCAAGAGCAGGTGGTAGATCTTGATGTGATCAAAAGTAACCTTGCCAGAAGGGACCACATGGACACTACACGTCAAGAAGGTCCTTTGAAAAAAGCAGATGACGCTTTTATTCTAGACACTACTTTTATGACCATAGACGAGCAGGTTGATTATATTCTTAATCTCGCTACAGGGAAAATTATTGAGGATTATACTCGTTTGTTAACACCTTGA
- a CDS encoding LptF/LptG family permease produces MRIKLLDWYIFRNFLQTFVFTVVLLVLVICVIDYTERNGDFLSSDVTTREIFLVYYLNFIPYLANMLSPITIFIAAVFVTARFAAHTEIIAMLSSGVSFRRLLMPYVAASILIGILTFGLIGWVIPDANKKRIGFENQYLRNKYHFDGRNVHMKIAPETYVYLESYNNMMDVGYQFTLEYIDGIDMHSKLKANKIVWQEDTETWRLEKYSIREFKDGKESLRFGDRADTLINLHPQDFGDNYSRHETLTLNELEDHILLLQERGAENIEVFLTEKYERYTYPFAILILTVIGVVVSARKSREGTGFKIAFGFFLAFIYIIFVILSRNLAHVGSMGPLVAAWVPNTVFSIIGLMLYKSVPK; encoded by the coding sequence ATGCGAATAAAACTTCTGGATTGGTATATCTTCAGAAATTTCCTGCAGACCTTTGTCTTTACTGTAGTCCTTTTGGTGCTGGTAATATGTGTGATTGATTATACAGAAAGAAATGGGGATTTTCTCAGCAGCGATGTTACTACGCGGGAAATCTTTTTGGTATACTATTTAAACTTTATCCCTTACCTGGCAAACATGCTCAGCCCCATTACAATATTTATTGCGGCTGTGTTTGTTACAGCACGGTTTGCTGCCCATACTGAAATTATAGCTATGCTCAGTAGTGGTGTCAGTTTTCGCCGTTTGCTGATGCCATATGTTGCCGCTTCTATTTTAATTGGTATCCTTACTTTTGGTCTCATAGGCTGGGTAATCCCTGATGCCAATAAAAAACGGATTGGTTTTGAAAATCAATATCTTAGGAATAAGTATCATTTTGATGGTAGAAATGTCCATATGAAAATTGCTCCAGAAACTTATGTGTATCTGGAAAGCTATAATAACATGATGGATGTCGGGTATCAGTTTACGTTGGAGTATATTGACGGAATTGATATGCACTCTAAATTAAAAGCCAATAAGATTGTCTGGCAGGAGGATACGGAAACATGGCGGTTGGAAAAATACTCCATTAGGGAGTTTAAAGATGGTAAGGAGTCCCTGCGCTTTGGTGACCGTGCAGATACACTCATCAATTTACATCCTCAGGATTTTGGGGATAATTATTCACGTCACGAAACATTGACGCTTAACGAGTTGGAAGACCATATTTTGCTGCTTCAGGAAAGGGGCGCTGAAAATATAGAAGTTTTTCTAACGGAAAAGTATGAAAGGTATACTTACCCCTTTGCTATTCTTATTCTTACCGTTATAGGCGTGGTGGTTTCTGCCAGAAAGTCAAGGGAGGGAACTGGCTTTAAGATCGCATTTGGGTTTTTCTTAGCCTTTATTTATATCATTTTTGTTATTTTAAGTCGAAATTTAGCTCATGTGGGATCTATGGGGCCATTGGTTGCTGCTTGGGTGCCAAATACAGTATTCTCTATTATTGGCTTGATGCTTTATAAGAGTGTTCCTAAATAA
- the tgt gene encoding tRNA guanosine(34) transglycosylase Tgt — translation MFFKLDHQDNESSARTGTVFTGHGEIKTPVFMPVGTAGSVKAVHQRELNEDIKAQIILGNTYHLYLRPGLEIMEKAGGLHKFNGWHKPILTDSGGYQVYSMSDIRKIKEEGATFKSHIDGSLHFFSPENVMDIQRTIGADIIMAFDECTPYPCDYKYAKDSMEMTHRWLKRCCDRFDSTEDKYGYKQVLFPIVQGSTYKDLRRQSAEAIAEAGREGNAIGGLSVGEPAEMMYEMTEEVCSILPRDKPRYLMGVGTPANLLENIALGVDMFDCVMPTRNARNGMIFTTQGILNIRNKKWEDDFSPLDPVLGGFVNETYSKAYLRHLMVSGEILACQIASVQNLSFYLWLMDEARREIEKGTFLAWKNKMVKQVMQRL, via the coding sequence ATGTTTTTTAAATTAGATCATCAAGACAATGAAAGCTCTGCTAGGACTGGTACTGTATTTACCGGGCATGGAGAAATAAAAACTCCTGTATTTATGCCTGTAGGCACTGCAGGTTCTGTAAAAGCTGTGCACCAGCGTGAGCTTAATGAAGATATAAAAGCGCAAATAATCCTTGGCAATACCTATCACCTATACTTGCGGCCAGGTCTAGAAATTATGGAAAAGGCCGGAGGGCTTCATAAGTTTAACGGCTGGCATAAGCCTATATTGACCGATAGTGGCGGGTATCAGGTATATTCTATGTCTGATATCAGGAAAATTAAAGAAGAAGGAGCTACTTTTAAGTCGCATATAGACGGATCACTTCACTTTTTTTCTCCTGAAAATGTAATGGACATTCAGCGCACCATTGGTGCCGATATCATAATGGCTTTTGATGAATGTACTCCTTACCCATGTGACTATAAATATGCCAAGGACTCTATGGAAATGACCCACCGCTGGCTTAAACGGTGCTGCGATCGTTTTGATAGTACTGAAGATAAGTATGGTTATAAACAGGTTTTGTTTCCTATAGTTCAGGGGAGTACTTACAAAGATTTACGGCGCCAGTCGGCAGAGGCTATCGCCGAAGCCGGACGGGAAGGCAATGCCATAGGAGGATTGTCGGTGGGAGAGCCTGCAGAAATGATGTATGAAATGACAGAGGAGGTTTGCAGTATTCTCCCTAGGGATAAACCACGGTATTTAATGGGCGTAGGTACACCTGCAAATTTGTTGGAAAACATTGCTTTAGGTGTAGATATGTTCGATTGTGTGATGCCAACTCGAAATGCCCGCAATGGTATGATTTTTACCACTCAGGGCATTCTTAATATACGTAATAAAAAGTGGGAGGACGATTTCTCCCCATTGGACCCAGTGTTAGGAGGCTTTGTGAATGAAACGTATTCTAAAGCTTATTTACGGCATTTAATGGTTTCGGGAGAAATCCTTGCGTGTCAAATAGCAAGTGTGCAGAACCTTTCTTTTTATTTATGGCTTATGGATGAAGCAAGAAGAGAGATTGAGAAAGGTACGTTTCTTGCATGGAAGAATAAAATGGTTAAACAAGTCATGCAAAGACTATAA
- a CDS encoding 4-hydroxy-3-methylbut-2-enyl diphosphate reductase, producing MNIAIDKNSGYCFGVEFAIQMAEDEMRNGGALYCLGDIVHNSMEVKRLKEQGLRIIDREELKNLKDCKVLIRAHGEPPETYQLALDNNIELIDASCPVVLKLQNRVKSSWDKMQDVEGQIVIYGQQGHAEVVGLAGQTRNKAIIVTSEEDLDKIDFSKPVTLYSQTTKSTKGFYAIKDKIAERLGNDSEKPAFVYNDSICRQVSNREPQLQEFSTKHDIIVFVSGKKSSNGKALFGVCKNINERSFFVENETEINAEWFEPGDSVGICGATSTPMWLMQKVADHIEKLMLNMEAV from the coding sequence ATGAATATAGCTATAGATAAAAACTCTGGATACTGTTTTGGTGTTGAATTTGCCATTCAAATGGCTGAAGACGAAATGCGGAATGGGGGAGCCTTATATTGCCTGGGCGATATTGTCCATAACAGTATGGAGGTTAAAAGGCTTAAGGAACAAGGGTTGAGAATAATAGATCGTGAGGAACTAAAGAACCTAAAAGATTGCAAAGTATTGATACGAGCTCATGGAGAACCGCCTGAGACTTATCAATTAGCACTTGATAATAATATTGAACTTATTGATGCCTCATGCCCAGTAGTTTTGAAACTGCAAAACAGAGTTAAGTCTTCTTGGGACAAAATGCAGGATGTAGAAGGGCAAATTGTTATCTATGGACAGCAAGGACATGCAGAAGTGGTAGGGCTTGCCGGACAAACGCGCAACAAAGCTATTATTGTTACTTCTGAGGAGGATCTTGATAAGATTGACTTTTCCAAGCCTGTTACTTTGTATAGCCAGACAACTAAAAGTACCAAAGGTTTCTATGCTATCAAGGATAAAATTGCAGAAAGACTAGGTAACGATTCTGAAAAGCCAGCTTTTGTATATAATGATAGTATATGCCGTCAAGTTTCGAATAGAGAGCCTCAGCTTCAGGAGTTTTCAACGAAACATGACATCATTGTGTTTGTTAGCGGGAAGAAAAGCAGTAATGGGAAAGCATTGTTTGGTGTTTGTAAAAATATTAATGAAAGAAGTTTTTTTGTGGAAAATGAAACTGAAATAAACGCCGAATGGTTTGAACCAGGGGACTCTGTTGGTATATGTGGGGCTACTTCTACTCCTATGTGGCTTATGCAGAAAGTTGCCGATCATATTGAAAAGTTGATGTTAAATATGGAAGCCGTTTAA
- a CDS encoding glycosyltransferase, translating to MTLAIFYLFLLCICIQVYFYLYYFPILLFHKDKSTRADTESKVSIIVCAHNEYKNLKTLIPRLLSQEYLEYEIIIVNDRSNDKTSTLETLFKNDKLKFVHINKTPKGFTSKKYALTKGIESAKNEIILLTDADCVPASNLWLKEMSEKNTPQSPIVLGYSPYQRKAGLLNALIRYETIYTGIQYLSAALRGAPYMGVGRNLCYRKNLFNENNGLESHKNITGGDDDLFIKDVADKHEVSIKITQKSQTISTPKHTWKGWFIQKKRHLNAGKHYKTQHKVMIGALNLSHILFYTTFFLLLPAYEEKLLLFALFLGRAILTTITFSLISYKLKDKLQWYLLPILDLIYIVNYIIFGATALFSTTKKWN from the coding sequence TTGACTCTGGCAATTTTTTACTTATTTCTTCTGTGTATCTGTATACAAGTTTACTTTTACCTTTACTACTTTCCAATTCTGCTCTTCCATAAAGACAAATCTACCAGGGCTGATACAGAAAGCAAGGTTTCCATAATCGTATGTGCACATAATGAATACAAAAACTTAAAAACATTAATTCCAAGGCTACTTTCTCAGGAATACTTAGAATATGAAATAATAATAGTCAACGACCGATCCAACGATAAAACTTCCACACTCGAAACACTCTTTAAAAACGACAAACTGAAGTTTGTACATATTAACAAAACACCTAAAGGCTTTACTTCTAAAAAATATGCATTGACAAAAGGCATAGAATCAGCAAAAAATGAAATTATACTTCTTACTGACGCAGATTGTGTACCTGCCAGCAACCTTTGGTTAAAAGAAATGAGTGAGAAAAACACTCCTCAATCGCCAATTGTACTGGGATACTCTCCTTATCAAAGAAAAGCAGGCCTTTTGAACGCTTTAATAAGGTATGAAACTATTTACACCGGCATCCAATATTTATCCGCTGCTCTTCGAGGCGCACCATACATGGGTGTAGGCCGAAACCTATGCTACAGAAAAAACCTGTTTAATGAGAACAATGGACTTGAAAGCCATAAAAACATCACAGGAGGAGATGATGATTTATTTATAAAAGATGTAGCAGACAAGCACGAAGTATCGATAAAAATCACCCAAAAAAGCCAAACGATCTCAACCCCAAAACATACGTGGAAGGGTTGGTTTATTCAAAAAAAGAGACACCTGAATGCAGGAAAGCATTATAAAACACAACATAAAGTAATGATAGGAGCATTAAACCTTTCACATATATTATTTTATACTACTTTTTTTTTATTGCTGCCTGCTTATGAAGAAAAGCTATTACTCTTTGCTCTTTTCTTAGGGCGGGCTATTTTAACCACCATCACCTTTTCATTGATCTCATACAAACTCAAGGATAAGCTACAGTGGTATTTACTCCCCATATTGGACCTAATATATATAGTAAACTATATCATTTTTGGAGCAACCGCTTTATTTTCAACAACAAAAAAATGGAATTAA
- the pyrR gene encoding bifunctional pyr operon transcriptional regulator/uracil phosphoribosyltransferase PyrR codes for MRKRIIIDSRLLNITIERLSHQLIENHDDFENSVILGIQPRGVFLAKRITTKLSEILGKEINLGFLDVTFYRDDFRRKDSPLKANATQVPFLLEGKKVVLVDDVLYTGRTVRAAMDAMIAFGRPQKVELLALVDRRYSRDLPIQANYIGKKVNCLESEKVLVELTEGGKKQDNIWLINKNQA; via the coding sequence ATGCGAAAAAGGATAATAATTGACAGCCGTCTTTTAAACATAACCATTGAGCGGTTAAGTCATCAGCTTATAGAAAACCACGACGACTTTGAGAATTCTGTAATACTTGGTATTCAACCCAGAGGAGTTTTTTTGGCCAAAAGGATTACTACGAAGCTTTCGGAGATTTTAGGTAAAGAAATCAACCTTGGCTTTTTAGATGTGACATTTTACCGAGATGACTTCCGTAGAAAGGATTCTCCCTTAAAGGCTAATGCAACGCAGGTTCCTTTTTTGTTGGAAGGCAAGAAAGTAGTTTTGGTAGACGATGTCTTATACACCGGAAGAACCGTACGTGCCGCAATGGATGCCATGATAGCATTTGGACGACCTCAAAAAGTAGAGTTGTTGGCTTTGGTAGATAGAAGGTACAGTAGAGACCTACCCATTCAAGCAAACTACATTGGAAAGAAGGTCAATTGCCTTGAATCAGAAAAAGTGCTGGTGGAGCTTACTGAAGGTGGAAAGAAACAAGATAATATTTGGCTAATAAACAAGAACCAGGCATAG
- a CDS encoding pyridoxal-phosphate dependent enzyme: protein MIYNSIIETIGNTPLIKLNKVVAGVKGTVLVKVEYFNPGNSVKDRMALKMIEDAEQAGILKPGGTIIEGTSGNTGMGLALAAISKGYKCIFTTTDKQSQEKIDVLRALGAEVIVCPTNVAPSDPRSYYSMAAKLNRDIPNSFYPNQYDNLSNTAAHFETTGPEIWRDTEGKITHFAAGVGTGGTMCGVSGYLKQQNSSIVSVGIDTYGSVFKKYKETGIFDENEVYPYSTEGIGEDILPKNVNFDLIDTFVKVTDKDGAVMTRRLAREEGLFVGWSAGSAVYGALEYARENLQKDDVMVIILPDHGTRYLAKVYNDNWMKSHGFIETGKFATAKQIIEYKKRNGNLITIKSDDTTGDAIKKMSDAGISQIPVMDGENIVGSLIDSKVLKQLIENPSLREKPVSEIMDKPFTFVGLDNTLDVLSSLITKDNSALLVRDTDNKVYIITQADLLMAINN, encoded by the coding sequence ATGATTTATAATTCTATAATAGAGACTATTGGAAATACCCCACTTATAAAACTGAATAAAGTTGTAGCAGGGGTGAAGGGTACGGTATTGGTAAAGGTTGAATACTTCAATCCAGGTAACTCTGTAAAAGACAGAATGGCCTTAAAGATGATTGAAGATGCTGAACAAGCTGGTATCTTAAAACCGGGAGGGACTATTATTGAAGGGACTTCTGGTAATACAGGAATGGGACTTGCGTTGGCAGCTATTTCCAAAGGCTATAAGTGTATATTTACAACTACCGATAAGCAATCGCAGGAAAAAATAGACGTACTACGTGCATTAGGTGCTGAAGTAATTGTATGCCCGACCAATGTAGCACCTTCTGATCCCCGTTCTTATTATTCAATGGCGGCCAAATTAAATAGGGATATCCCTAACTCCTTTTACCCTAATCAATACGACAACTTGAGCAATACGGCCGCTCATTTCGAAACTACAGGGCCTGAAATATGGAGGGATACCGAGGGAAAAATAACACATTTCGCAGCCGGTGTGGGTACTGGAGGTACTATGTGCGGTGTGTCAGGTTACCTGAAGCAGCAAAATTCTTCAATAGTATCTGTGGGTATTGATACTTATGGCTCTGTATTTAAGAAGTATAAAGAAACTGGAATTTTTGATGAAAATGAAGTGTACCCTTATAGCACAGAGGGGATAGGCGAGGACATACTTCCTAAGAATGTCAACTTTGACTTAATTGATACTTTTGTTAAAGTTACAGATAAAGATGGGGCGGTTATGACCCGTAGGTTGGCCAGGGAAGAAGGACTTTTTGTAGGTTGGTCGGCAGGATCTGCTGTCTATGGCGCTTTAGAGTATGCCAGAGAAAATCTTCAGAAAGATGACGTGATGGTCATTATTTTGCCTGACCATGGTACCAGGTATCTTGCGAAGGTTTATAACGACAATTGGATGAAGAGCCATGGTTTTATCGAGACAGGCAAATTTGCTACGGCCAAACAAATTATAGAATATAAAAAGCGAAACGGAAACCTTATAACCATTAAATCCGACGACACCACAGGCGATGCTATCAAAAAAATGAGCGATGCTGGCATTTCGCAAATACCTGTTATGGATGGAGAGAATATCGTAGGGAGCTTAATAGACTCTAAAGTGTTAAAGCAGCTCATCGAAAACCCCTCTTTACGAGAGAAGCCTGTTAGTGAGATTATGGACAAGCCTTTTACTTTTGTTGGGCTTGACAATACGTTAGATGTATTATCTTCATTGATTACCAAAGACAACTCAGCGCTTTTGGTAAGAGATACGGACAATAAAGTTTACATTATCACTCAGGCAGACTTGCTCATGGCAATTAATAATTAA
- a CDS encoding aspartate carbamoyltransferase catalytic subunit, protein MQQQLSVKHLLGIEDLKKEDIQLIFETADNFKEVINRQIKKVPSLRDITIANVFFENSTRTRLSFELAQKRLSADVINFSSSSSSVKKGETLVDTVKNILAMKVDMIVMRHASVGAPHFLAKHVDAKIVNAGDGTHEHPTQALLDTYSIRERTGDVAGKKVCIFGDILHSRVALSNIFALQKLGAEVMVCGPNTLLPTYINSLGVKVELDVRKALEWCDVANVLRIQLERQTIKYFPSLREYAMYYGINKELLDSLDKEIVIMHPGPINRGVELSSDVADSHHSIILDQVENGVAVRMAVLYLLAGAIN, encoded by the coding sequence ATGCAGCAACAACTTAGTGTAAAGCATTTGTTAGGGATAGAAGACCTGAAAAAGGAAGATATCCAACTTATTTTTGAAACTGCTGACAACTTTAAAGAGGTTATAAACCGGCAAATAAAGAAGGTACCCTCACTGAGAGACATTACAATTGCGAATGTTTTTTTTGAGAATTCTACCCGTACAAGACTGTCGTTTGAGCTGGCCCAAAAAAGACTCTCTGCAGATGTTATCAATTTTTCATCTTCTTCTAGCTCTGTAAAAAAGGGCGAGACATTGGTTGACACGGTAAAGAACATATTGGCTATGAAGGTGGATATGATCGTAATGAGACATGCCAGTGTAGGCGCACCCCATTTTTTGGCCAAGCATGTAGATGCCAAAATAGTCAACGCAGGCGATGGTACTCATGAGCATCCTACTCAAGCTTTACTCGATACTTATTCTATAAGGGAAAGAACAGGGGATGTGGCCGGTAAAAAGGTATGTATCTTCGGAGATATTTTGCACTCTCGTGTGGCGCTGTCCAATATTTTTGCTTTGCAGAAACTGGGTGCTGAAGTGATGGTATGTGGCCCTAATACACTACTTCCGACCTATATTAATTCTTTGGGGGTAAAAGTGGAACTGGATGTGAGAAAAGCCTTGGAGTGGTGCGATGTGGCCAATGTGTTGCGTATCCAATTGGAGCGGCAAACGATTAAGTATTTCCCTTCTCTTAGGGAATATGCTATGTATTATGGCATAAACAAAGAATTGTTAGATAGCTTGGACAAAGAAATTGTGATCATGCACCCTGGGCCAATTAATAGAGGGGTAGAGTTGTCCAGTGACGTGGCAGACTCTCATCATTCTATTATACTTGACCAGGTAGAGAATGGAGTAGCTGTCAGGATGGCTGTTCTGTACTTATTAGCAGGTGCTATTAATTAA